In Verrucomicrobiia bacterium, one DNA window encodes the following:
- the recF gene encoding DNA replication/repair protein RecF, protein MHLAHLRLRDFRNYARLDVDFAPGFHLLLGDNAQGKTNILEAIYLMATLRSFRGVGSAQMVRQGAKGYFVGGTVVGQGQAEIKMYWSAAERSLGLNGRPVKKLSDYLGTLRTVVFCTEDLQLIKGTGRVRRRFLDLLLSQTQPGYLPLLQRYAHALRSRNALLKQRVVDEAALEGFSRELVAVGTEITRQRHELVPRISPLARLAYRRISNDAEELRIEYLPSVKRDFAVELAASRARERGQRLTLVGPHRDELQLDLNVRAAAQFGSEGQKRSVAIALKMAQAEYLTGLHGAAPLLLIDDVMGELDVKRRSGFLPLLEQAHRSRGQVFMTCTEENWPRELGLELQRWEVREGMLSIA, encoded by the coding sequence GTGCATCTGGCTCACCTGCGACTGCGGGACTTCCGCAATTACGCGCGTCTGGATGTTGATTTTGCCCCCGGTTTCCACCTGTTGCTGGGTGACAACGCCCAGGGCAAAACCAACATCCTCGAAGCCATTTACCTGATGGCCACGCTGCGTTCGTTTCGCGGGGTGGGCAGCGCGCAAATGGTCCGGCAGGGCGCGAAAGGTTATTTCGTCGGCGGCACGGTCGTCGGCCAGGGCCAGGCTGAGATTAAAATGTATTGGTCCGCCGCCGAACGCAGTCTGGGCTTGAACGGCCGCCCGGTGAAGAAGCTCAGCGATTATCTTGGCACGTTGCGCACGGTCGTGTTCTGCACCGAGGATTTGCAACTCATCAAGGGCACGGGCCGCGTGCGGCGACGCTTCCTCGACCTGCTGCTGTCGCAAACGCAGCCGGGTTACCTGCCGTTGCTCCAGCGTTACGCCCACGCGCTCCGGTCGCGCAACGCCCTGCTCAAGCAGCGCGTGGTGGACGAGGCGGCGCTCGAAGGTTTTTCGCGGGAGCTGGTCGCCGTCGGCACCGAGATCACGCGCCAGCGCCACGAACTCGTGCCCCGCATTTCGCCGCTGGCCCGGCTCGCGTATCGCCGCATCTCCAACGACGCCGAGGAACTGCGCATTGAATACCTGCCGAGCGTAAAAAGGGATTTCGCGGTCGAACTGGCCGCCAGCCGCGCCCGCGAACGCGGCCAGCGCCTGACCCTCGTCGGCCCGCATCGCGACGAGTTGCAGCTCGACCTGAACGTGCGCGCCGCCGCCCAGTTCGGCAGCGAAGGCCAGAAACGTTCCGTCGCCATCGCGCTCAAGATGGCGCAGGCGGAATATCTCACCGGCCTGCATGGTGCCGCGCCGCTGCTGCTGATCGACGACGTCATGGGCGAACTGGACGTGAAACGCCGCAGTGGCTTCCTGCCCTTGCTGGAACAGGCGCACCGCTCGCGCGGCCAGGTCTTCATGACCTGCACGGAGGAGAACTGGCCCCGCGAACTGGGGCTGGAGCTGCAGCGGTGGGAGGTTCGTGAGGGGATGTTGTCCATTGCCTGA
- a CDS encoding class I SAM-dependent DNA methyltransferase, translated as MPAETHSQIASFIWSICNLLRGPYKRNEYRKVILPLTVLRRFDCILAPTRAKVLKEHAAIKAKGENIIRHRLSQITGVPFFNLSKFTMAKPAEGSGLNGLLDDPNHLAPNLNSYINGFSPNVRAIIERFKFPEQIAYMAEKDLLYLVIKQFAAIDLSPDRVDNVQMGYVFEELIRIGAEQSNEEAGEHFTPREVIKLMVNLLLSPEKDLARSHVVKTIYDPACGTGGMLSVAEKYIRDLNADAQPKLFGQDWNDEAWAVCKSDMLIKGEDADAVILGDTFTKDGFDRTADGKKWTFDYMLANPPFGVEWKQQQKYIENERDTLGFSGRFGAGTPRVNDGALLFLQHMLAKMRAPQDGGSRLAIVFNGSPLFTGDAGGGESEIRRWIIENDWLEAIVALPEQLFYNTGISTYLWVLTNRKEKPRKGKVQLIDARQFWVQMEKSLGNKRRRIGDPSDKEKDPDHIGELTKIFGSFRDGQKRKFTVEDPITHQDVEREFVVSKIFDNEDFGYHKITVERPLRLNFQASAERLARLDDESGFKNLATSAKKDPAIREKEIAAGKERQEEIRELLRAFGKATKEKLFKDRTAFLTELRDLDRARGVRLSAPELKAVLAALGERDDTAEICRDRDGQPEPDADLRDTETVPLKESIEAYFKREVLPHVPDAWIDTTKTKVGYEIPLNRHFYRYEPPRPLEVIETDLKRLEDDIVKMLREVTALSAD; from the coding sequence ATGCCCGCTGAAACCCACTCCCAAATCGCCAGCTTCATCTGGAGCATCTGCAACCTGCTCCGCGGGCCGTATAAACGGAACGAATACCGCAAAGTCATCTTGCCGCTCACCGTTTTGCGCCGCTTCGACTGCATCCTCGCGCCGACCAGGGCGAAAGTGCTGAAGGAGCACGCCGCCATCAAGGCCAAGGGGGAAAACATCATCCGCCATCGTCTCTCGCAGATCACCGGCGTGCCGTTCTTCAATCTTTCCAAGTTCACGATGGCCAAGCCCGCCGAAGGCAGCGGACTCAATGGCTTGCTCGACGACCCGAACCACCTCGCGCCCAATCTCAATAGCTACATCAACGGCTTCTCGCCCAACGTCCGCGCCATCATCGAGCGCTTCAAGTTCCCCGAGCAGATCGCCTACATGGCCGAGAAAGACCTGCTCTACCTCGTCATCAAGCAGTTCGCCGCCATCGACCTCTCGCCCGACCGCGTGGACAACGTCCAGATGGGCTACGTCTTTGAGGAACTCATCCGGATCGGCGCGGAACAATCCAACGAGGAAGCCGGGGAACACTTCACCCCGCGCGAAGTGATCAAACTCATGGTCAATCTCCTCCTCTCGCCGGAGAAAGACCTCGCCCGCAGCCACGTCGTCAAGACCATCTACGACCCCGCGTGCGGCACGGGCGGCATGTTGTCCGTTGCCGAGAAATACATCCGCGATCTCAACGCCGACGCCCAGCCCAAGCTCTTCGGGCAGGACTGGAACGACGAAGCCTGGGCCGTCTGCAAGTCCGACATGCTCATCAAGGGCGAGGACGCCGACGCCGTCATCCTCGGCGACACCTTCACCAAGGACGGCTTTGACCGCACCGCTGACGGCAAGAAATGGACTTTCGATTACATGCTCGCCAACCCGCCCTTCGGCGTGGAGTGGAAGCAGCAACAGAAATACATCGAGAACGAGCGTGACACCCTCGGGTTCAGCGGACGCTTCGGTGCGGGCACGCCCCGTGTGAATGACGGTGCGCTCCTCTTCCTCCAGCACATGCTGGCCAAGATGCGCGCCCCGCAGGATGGCGGCAGCCGCCTCGCCATCGTCTTCAACGGCTCGCCCCTCTTCACCGGCGATGCCGGCGGCGGCGAAAGCGAAATCCGCCGCTGGATCATCGAGAACGACTGGCTGGAGGCCATCGTCGCCCTGCCCGAGCAGCTCTTCTACAACACCGGCATCTCCACCTACCTCTGGGTGCTCACGAACCGGAAGGAAAAGCCCCGCAAGGGCAAGGTGCAGCTCATTGATGCCCGCCAGTTCTGGGTGCAGATGGAAAAAAGCCTCGGCAACAAACGCCGCCGCATCGGCGACCCCTCCGACAAGGAGAAAGACCCCGACCACATCGGCGAACTCACCAAAATCTTCGGCAGCTTCCGCGACGGCCAGAAGCGCAAGTTCACCGTCGAAGACCCCATCACACATCAGGACGTGGAGCGCGAATTTGTCGTCAGCAAGATTTTCGACAACGAAGACTTCGGCTACCACAAGATCACCGTCGAGCGCCCGCTGCGGCTGAACTTTCAGGCCAGTGCCGAACGCCTCGCCCGGCTCGACGACGAGAGCGGCTTCAAGAACCTCGCCACCAGCGCCAAGAAAGACCCCGCCATCCGCGAAAAGGAAATCGCAGCCGGCAAAGAGCGGCAGGAAGAAATCCGCGAACTGCTCCGCGCCTTCGGCAAGGCGACCAAGGAAAAGCTTTTCAAAGACCGCACGGCGTTCCTCACCGAACTGCGCGACCTCGACCGCGCGCGCGGCGTGCGCCTGAGCGCCCCGGAACTCAAGGCCGTGCTCGCCGCCCTCGGCGAACGCGACGACACCGCCGAAATCTGCCGCGACCGCGACGGCCAGCCCGAGCCCGACGCCGACCTGCGCGACACCGAGACCGTGCCGCTCAAGGAAAGCATCGAGGCCTACTTCAAACGCGAGGTGCTGCCCCACGTGCCCGATGCGTGGATTGACACCACCAAGACCAAGGTCGGCTACGAAATTCCGCTCAACCGCCACTTCTACCGCTACGAGCCGCCGCGTCCGCTGGAAGTCATCGAGACCGACCTCAAGCGCCTCGAAGACGACATCGTGAAAATGCTTCGGGAGGTAACCGCTTTATCCGCAGATTGA
- a CDS encoding GxxExxY protein: MNADFPDKEKRDPETFAIIGAAMEVHRELKHGMLEAVYQDALEMEFRLRGIVFEREKLLRVLYKGQVLNSFYKADFVCFGGVIVECKALSQMGGVEDAQVINYLRITGLERAVLLNFGTPSLQYKRLVFSQKEICANLRKSADFSL, from the coding sequence ATGAACGCAGATTTTCCAGACAAAGAGAAACGCGATCCCGAGACGTTTGCCATCATCGGTGCAGCCATGGAAGTGCATCGGGAATTGAAGCATGGGATGCTGGAGGCGGTTTATCAGGACGCCTTGGAAATGGAGTTCCGGTTGCGTGGAATCGTGTTCGAGAGAGAAAAGTTGTTGCGCGTCCTCTACAAGGGCCAGGTTTTGAACAGCTTTTACAAAGCCGATTTTGTCTGCTTTGGAGGTGTGATCGTGGAGTGCAAAGCCCTCTCGCAAATGGGGGGAGTCGAGGATGCACAGGTGATCAATTATCTGAGGATTACCGGCCTTGAACGGGCGGTGTTGCTCAACTTCGGGACGCCCTCGCTCCAATACAAACGGCTCGTTTTCTCCCAAAAAGAAATCTGCGCCAATCTGCGTAAATCTGCGGATTTCTCCTTATGA
- a CDS encoding restriction endonuclease subunit S, producing MPEHWSVKAIKWETPVLRGASPRPIDDPIYFDDDDGEYSWVRISDVTSAGTYLSSTEQKLSRLGSSLSVKLKPGALFLSIAGSVGKPCITQIKCCIHDGFVYFPRFKGDAKFLYYLFASGEPYRGLGKLGTQLNLNTDTVGSIVAGFPDVAEQRSIAAFLDRETGRVDRLVAKKRELIERLKEKRTALISHTVTRGLPPAAARAAGLPANPPLKPSALDWLGDIPAHWEVKKLSWLFRYAKGPSAAMLTKEYVADNAGDFPVFSGQTENEGLMGMIDWHEFNFASPVIFVTTVGARAMSTRIVSCKFSLSQNCALIIPRSKNANPRYYEAVLRRLFDYERRSISLIMQPSLRFDDLDKFRVPLPPPEEQAAIAAYLDEETAKLDALVGKVEAAVERLQEYRTALITAAVTGKIDVRKESHG from the coding sequence GTGCCGGAGCATTGGAGCGTAAAGGCAATTAAGTGGGAGACGCCGGTTCTGCGCGGCGCATCGCCGCGACCCATTGACGACCCCATCTACTTCGATGACGACGACGGCGAGTATTCGTGGGTGAGAATCTCAGACGTTACCTCGGCAGGCACATATCTAAGCAGCACAGAGCAGAAGCTCTCCCGGCTCGGCAGCTCCCTGAGCGTGAAACTGAAGCCCGGCGCACTGTTTCTCAGCATAGCTGGTTCGGTCGGAAAGCCGTGCATCACCCAAATCAAATGCTGCATTCACGACGGCTTCGTTTACTTCCCGCGTTTCAAGGGCGACGCGAAGTTTCTATATTACCTTTTTGCCAGCGGTGAACCATATCGCGGCCTCGGAAAACTGGGGACACAACTGAACCTCAACACGGACACGGTCGGCTCAATCGTTGCGGGATTCCCGGACGTCGCCGAGCAACGATCCATCGCGGCGTTTCTGGACCGGGAGACGGGGCGGGTAGACCGGTTGGTGGCGAAGAAGCGGGAGTTGATCGAGCGACTGAAGGAGAAGCGCACCGCGCTCATCTCCCACACCGTCACCCGCGGCCTGCCGCCCGCCGCCGCCCGCGCCGCCGGCCTCCCCGCCAACCCGCCCCTCAAACCCTCCGCCCTCGACTGGCTCGGCGACATCCCGGCGCATTGGGAAGTGAAGAAACTCAGTTGGCTCTTCCGTTACGCCAAAGGGCCAAGCGCCGCCATGCTGACGAAGGAATACGTCGCGGACAACGCAGGCGATTTTCCAGTCTTCAGTGGCCAAACTGAAAACGAAGGGCTGATGGGGATGATCGACTGGCACGAGTTCAACTTCGCTAGCCCAGTCATTTTCGTCACGACCGTCGGCGCACGAGCCATGAGCACGCGAATTGTTTCGTGCAAGTTCAGCCTTTCCCAAAACTGCGCTCTCATCATTCCACGGAGCAAGAACGCGAATCCACGATACTACGAAGCAGTTCTTCGTCGCCTCTTTGATTACGAACGTCGAAGCATCTCCTTAATCATGCAGCCCTCGCTCCGTTTCGACGACTTGGACAAGTTTCGCGTCCCCCTTCCACCGCCCGAAGAGCAAGCCGCGATCGCCGCGTATCTGGACGAGGAGACGGCGAAGCTGGACGCGCTGGTGGGGAAGGTGGAGGCGGCGGTGGAGCGGTTGCAGGAATACCGCACCGCCCTCATCACCGCCGCCGTCACCGGCAAGATTGATGTGAGAAAGGAATCACATGGCTAA
- a CDS encoding nucleotide-binding protein, translating into MANKFEGTIEELQALVKAAGIKGKWEDDGQGKHTFRSSDGGVLNWWTSRGTVQLQGQDKAKQKLEKAIAGGAELTTGQETQPAAAGKQQPKHIFIVHGHDSDARDQLELALHRLGLKPFILMNSSGGGKTIIEALEGQIGRDYTSDFGIVLMTPDDFGYAKKDGDKKVEPRARQNVILEAGMLLASLTRVRMAIIVKGHLEMPSDLQGIIHLAYNDHVKEIIPKLCQRLKEAGFDLEPNQIAAAAQ; encoded by the coding sequence ATGGCTAACAAATTCGAAGGCACAATCGAAGAATTGCAGGCACTGGTCAAAGCAGCCGGCATCAAAGGCAAATGGGAAGATGACGGCCAAGGCAAGCACACCTTCCGCAGCAGCGACGGTGGCGTTCTTAACTGGTGGACATCGCGAGGAACGGTCCAGTTGCAAGGCCAAGACAAGGCAAAGCAAAAACTGGAAAAGGCGATTGCCGGAGGCGCGGAGTTAACGACGGGCCAAGAGACGCAACCGGCAGCAGCAGGGAAACAGCAACCGAAGCACATCTTCATCGTTCACGGGCACGATTCTGATGCTCGCGACCAACTTGAACTCGCGTTGCACCGGCTTGGCCTGAAGCCGTTCATCTTGATGAACAGCAGTGGCGGCGGGAAAACCATCATCGAAGCACTGGAGGGCCAGATTGGCCGCGATTACACATCCGACTTTGGCATCGTGCTGATGACGCCTGATGATTTCGGCTACGCCAAGAAAGACGGCGACAAGAAAGTCGAACCGCGTGCCCGACAGAACGTCATCCTTGAGGCTGGGATGCTGCTTGCCTCGCTGACGCGGGTGCGGATGGCGATCATCGTCAAAGGTCATCTGGAAATGCCGTCCGACCTCCAGGGAATCATCCATCTCGCCTACAACGACCATGTGAAGGAAATCATCCCGAAGCTCTGCCAGCGTTTGAAAGAAGCCGGCTTCGACCTCGAACCAAACCAAATCGCCGCCGCAGCGCAATGA
- a CDS encoding DUF6575 domain-containing protein, which yields MKTVRHTTTLFYYDGPQVFEARDAIGGHYVAVMVEPQNGQDRYLVAGVEPERLRQFRAGWVDLRSLLAERAVEDWFLALAPSGLDEPLVLQPAAGSLANSEFLPDPGFVLHDRPTEEVALKEARQRNNLVLEVAADPPEAAAEHRIRVNTLIGLLGHVQTMVKHAYGAAVRELSPDNRRAIDKTDAHLMDVVIPAGAGSFRVVLEAAQKPNLVGHSELARALQRVDVLFENASDPQKALATVKAHRGHLAGAYLRLLRFLVQHKTGLRYSWAEPGFTTPNQRAVAEAEAGPLVDVLSGVSNLGGESLTLVGEFEKVNRGTGAWGLLTEDGLVSGKVRDGGPSLDGLKVGARYRFACVEEIEEVEGTGREQRTLYLIEHEPA from the coding sequence ATGAAGACCGTCCGCCACACCACCACGCTGTTCTACTACGACGGCCCGCAGGTCTTCGAGGCTCGCGATGCCATCGGCGGTCACTATGTTGCCGTGATGGTCGAGCCTCAGAACGGGCAGGACCGGTATCTGGTTGCGGGTGTTGAACCAGAACGGTTGCGGCAATTTCGCGCTGGATGGGTTGACCTCAGAAGTCTGCTGGCGGAGCGGGCGGTCGAAGATTGGTTTCTGGCTCTTGCGCCCTCGGGATTAGATGAGCCGCTGGTTCTGCAACCGGCCGCCGGCAGCCTCGCGAACAGTGAGTTTCTTCCAGACCCCGGATTCGTCCTGCATGATCGCCCGACGGAGGAAGTCGCGCTGAAGGAGGCGCGCCAGCGAAACAATCTCGTGCTCGAAGTTGCCGCTGATCCTCCCGAAGCGGCGGCAGAGCACCGCATTCGCGTCAACACGCTCATCGGCCTGCTGGGACACGTGCAGACGATGGTCAAGCACGCCTATGGCGCGGCAGTGCGTGAACTCTCGCCTGACAATCGCCGCGCAATCGACAAGACGGATGCTCATCTCATGGACGTGGTGATTCCGGCGGGAGCGGGGTCGTTTCGCGTGGTTTTGGAGGCGGCGCAGAAGCCGAACCTGGTCGGACACAGTGAACTCGCACGGGCACTCCAGCGCGTGGATGTATTGTTTGAGAACGCAAGTGATCCACAAAAGGCGCTGGCCACGGTGAAGGCGCATCGCGGCCATCTGGCCGGAGCTTACCTTCGGTTGCTGCGCTTCCTGGTGCAGCACAAGACGGGGCTGCGTTATTCATGGGCTGAACCGGGTTTCACCACGCCAAATCAGCGGGCGGTTGCCGAAGCGGAAGCCGGGCCGTTGGTAGATGTTCTTTCCGGAGTGTCCAACTTGGGCGGGGAATCGCTGACGCTGGTTGGCGAGTTTGAGAAAGTGAACCGGGGAACGGGCGCGTGGGGATTGCTGACGGAAGACGGCCTGGTATCCGGTAAAGTGCGTGACGGCGGACCAAGCCTGGACGGATTGAAGGTCGGAGCACGTTACCGGTTCGCGTGCGTGGAGGAAATTGAAGAGGTTGAAGGGACAGGCCGCGAACAACGCACGCTCTATTTGATCGAACACGAGCCTGCGTGA
- a CDS encoding type I restriction endonuclease: MPGQTTERAFESYVEEILLTRGGWKSGSNAEWDKERALFPAQVFAFLQDTQAKLWAEMKMLHATGLESLLLTTLIKELDAKGSLHVLRHGFKFYGKTFRLAYFKPAHGANFEVLEQFGKNRLTVTRQVPCHPGDNRTLDMVLAVNGLPVATIELKNPGTGQNWRNAVRQYKEDRDPRAPLFEFKKRALVHFADDPDEVHMTTRLAGEKTHFLPFNRGSHPGQIICGAGNPQHESGYRTGYFWEDVLQFESFLDIVGHFLFLEKKEEKQDDGRGGHRIVVKETMVFPRFHQMDGVRKLIAAARTEGPGRNYLIQHSAGSGKTNSISWLSHRLASLHDAKDAKVFDCVVVITDRQVLDRQLQDAIYQIEHAQGVVKAIDQDSKQLAAALIDGTKIVITTLQKFPFVLRGLLHAAGAEKQDEATAEQKAEAAKWEAEIAKRRYAIIVDEAHSSQSGETARELKAILGSEAKGETDEEMPDWEDRLNQVMQSRGKQPNLSFFAFTATPKGKTLELFGRKGANGLPEAFHLYSMRQAIEERFILDVVKNYTTYATYYRLVKAIEDDPNLPKKKAARALAKFMSLHPHNIEQKTEVMVEHFRQKVRSHLGGRAKAMVVTSSRLHAVRYMQAFQRYITENQIHDVRPLVAFSGTVKDPETGLEYTEPGMNKDYVTGESISEKRLPERFASPDYQVLLVANKYQTGFDQPLLCAMYVDKRLDGVQAVQTLSRLNRMIPGKETPFVLDFVNEAEDIYRAFKPYYDATSLQEASDPQKLEALKHELDAAQVYFWSEVEAFAKVFYKPVARQSAQDHAGMQLHLQPAVDRFKAMTDDAKRSEFREKLSGYVNVYSFMSQIMPWCDPTLEMLYSFGRFLLPHLPHDRDTERVKISDEVGLQYYRLQRIYAGEISLREGEPEGVKSPTDVGTGKAKDEKVPLSQIIQVLNERFGTNFTDEDRFFFEQIREKATTNEQVIKLRRANPFDKFQLGLKQLIENLMVERMADNDKIVTRYMDDKEFGSAAFDVLSRAIYESIPTAEAAEKP; the protein is encoded by the coding sequence ATGCCCGGCCAAACCACCGAACGCGCTTTTGAAAGCTACGTTGAGGAGATTCTCCTGACGCGCGGCGGCTGGAAGTCCGGCAGCAATGCGGAATGGGACAAGGAGCGGGCATTATTCCCGGCGCAAGTATTCGCGTTCCTCCAAGACACGCAAGCCAAGCTGTGGGCTGAGATGAAAATGCTGCACGCCACCGGCTTGGAGTCGTTGCTGCTCACCACCTTGATCAAGGAGTTGGATGCCAAAGGCTCGCTTCATGTGCTGCGGCATGGGTTCAAGTTTTACGGGAAGACCTTTCGCCTCGCCTACTTCAAGCCCGCGCACGGCGCGAACTTCGAGGTGCTGGAGCAGTTCGGCAAGAACCGCCTTACCGTCACGCGCCAAGTGCCGTGTCATCCCGGCGACAACCGCACGCTCGACATGGTGCTCGCGGTCAACGGTCTGCCCGTGGCGACGATTGAGCTGAAGAATCCCGGCACGGGCCAGAACTGGCGCAACGCGGTTCGCCAATACAAAGAGGACCGCGACCCGCGCGCGCCCTTGTTCGAGTTCAAGAAGCGCGCGTTGGTGCATTTCGCTGACGACCCGGACGAGGTCCACATGACCACCCGGCTGGCGGGTGAGAAGACGCATTTCCTGCCGTTCAATCGCGGCAGCCATCCCGGCCAGATCATCTGCGGCGCGGGCAATCCGCAGCACGAGTCCGGCTATCGCACCGGTTACTTTTGGGAGGACGTGCTCCAGTTCGAGAGCTTTCTCGACATCGTCGGCCACTTCCTGTTCCTCGAAAAGAAGGAGGAGAAGCAGGACGACGGTCGCGGCGGGCATCGCATCGTCGTGAAGGAGACGATGGTGTTCCCGCGATTTCATCAGATGGACGGCGTCCGCAAGCTGATTGCCGCCGCGCGAACCGAAGGGCCGGGGCGCAATTATCTCATCCAACATTCTGCCGGCAGTGGTAAGACCAACAGCATTTCGTGGCTCTCGCACCGGCTCGCCAGTTTGCATGATGCGAAAGACGCGAAGGTATTCGATTGCGTCGTCGTCATCACCGACCGGCAGGTGCTCGACCGGCAATTGCAGGATGCGATTTACCAGATTGAACACGCGCAAGGCGTGGTGAAAGCGATAGACCAGGATTCAAAGCAACTCGCGGCGGCATTGATCGACGGGACGAAGATTGTCATCACCACCTTGCAGAAGTTTCCCTTTGTGTTGCGCGGCTTGCTTCATGCCGCCGGGGCGGAGAAGCAGGACGAAGCAACCGCCGAGCAAAAGGCCGAGGCGGCGAAGTGGGAGGCGGAGATTGCCAAGCGCCGCTACGCCATCATCGTGGACGAGGCGCATTCCAGCCAGAGCGGCGAGACGGCGCGGGAATTGAAAGCCATTCTCGGCTCGGAGGCCAAGGGCGAGACTGACGAAGAAATGCCTGATTGGGAAGACCGCCTCAATCAGGTCATGCAATCGCGCGGCAAACAGCCGAACCTCAGTTTCTTCGCCTTCACCGCCACACCCAAGGGCAAGACGTTGGAGTTGTTCGGACGCAAGGGCGCGAACGGGTTGCCCGAGGCGTTTCATCTGTATTCCATGCGGCAGGCCATCGAGGAGAGGTTCATCCTCGATGTGGTGAAGAACTACACCACCTACGCCACCTATTACCGGTTGGTGAAAGCAATCGAGGACGATCCGAATCTCCCGAAGAAGAAGGCGGCGCGGGCGCTGGCCAAGTTCATGAGCCTGCACCCGCACAATATCGAGCAGAAGACCGAGGTGATGGTGGAACACTTCCGGCAGAAGGTGCGGTCGCATCTGGGCGGTCGCGCCAAGGCGATGGTCGTCACGTCCTCGCGGCTGCACGCCGTGCGCTACATGCAGGCGTTCCAGCGTTACATCACGGAGAATCAGATTCACGATGTGCGTCCGCTGGTGGCGTTCAGCGGCACGGTCAAAGACCCGGAGACCGGTTTGGAATACACCGAGCCGGGGATGAACAAGGATTATGTCACGGGCGAATCCATCAGCGAGAAGCGTTTGCCCGAGCGGTTCGCTTCGCCGGATTACCAGGTGTTGCTGGTCGCGAACAAGTATCAGACGGGATTCGACCAACCGTTGCTTTGCGCCATGTATGTGGACAAGCGGCTCGATGGCGTGCAGGCCGTGCAGACGTTGTCGCGGCTCAATCGCATGATTCCCGGCAAGGAGACGCCATTCGTGCTCGATTTCGTAAACGAGGCGGAGGACATCTACCGCGCCTTCAAGCCGTATTATGACGCGACCAGTTTGCAGGAGGCGTCCGACCCGCAGAAGCTGGAGGCGTTGAAGCACGAACTGGATGCGGCGCAGGTCTATTTCTGGAGCGAAGTGGAGGCGTTTGCGAAAGTGTTCTACAAACCAGTCGCCCGGCAGAGCGCGCAGGATCACGCGGGAATGCAATTGCATCTCCAGCCTGCCGTGGATCGCTTCAAGGCGATGACCGATGACGCGAAGCGGAGCGAGTTCCGCGAGAAGTTGAGCGGCTATGTGAACGTCTATTCGTTCATGAGCCAGATCATGCCGTGGTGCGATCCGACGTTGGAAATGCTCTACAGCTTTGGGCGCTTTCTCCTGCCGCATCTGCCGCACGACCGTGACACGGAGCGGGTGAAAATCAGCGACGAGGTCGGCCTGCAATACTACCGGCTGCAACGCATTTACGCCGGGGAGATTTCACTGCGCGAAGGCGAACCGGAAGGCGTGAAAAGTCCGACCGATGTGGGCACCGGCAAGGCGAAGGATGAAAAAGTGCCCTTGTCGCAAATCATCCAGGTGCTGAATGAACGGTTTGGGACAAATTTCACCGATGAGGACCGGTTTTTCTTCGAGCAAATCCGCGAGAAGGCCACAACCAACGAACAGGTCATCAAGCTCCGTCGCGCGAACCCGTTCGACAAATTCCAGCTTGGATTGAAGCAGTTGATTGAAAATCTCATGGTCGAGCGTATGGCGGACAACGACAAGATCGTCACCCGTTACATGGACGACAAGGAGTTTGGCAGCGCCGCATTCGATGTGTTATCCCGGGCAATTTACGAGTCAATCCCCACCGCCGAAGCGGCGGAAAAACCTTAG
- the trpS gene encoding tryptophan--tRNA ligase: MRILSGIQPSGTLHLGNYFGMMKPAIELQDQGEALYFIADYHSMTSLFDAGARRQNTLGVALDFLACGLDPKRAVFFKQSDVPEVCELAWMLSTLTPMGLLERAHSFKDKSAKGIPVNHGLFAYPVLMAADILIYDSNVVPVGQDQKQHVEMTRDIAIKFNEQYGQTFIIPEPKIRDDVAKVPGLDGEKMSKSYGNTIEIFGDEKALRKKVMAIKMDSRTPAEPKPDADQNLAIQLLKVIDSAAGREYEEKLRAGGLGYGDLKKKLFDAYWEHFAPARAKRAELVANLDYVHQVLQDGATRARALARTVLDRARQASGLV, encoded by the coding sequence ATGCGAATTTTGTCAGGCATCCAGCCTTCGGGCACGCTGCATCTCGGGAATTATTTCGGCATGATGAAGCCGGCCATCGAGCTGCAGGACCAGGGCGAGGCGCTCTATTTCATCGCCGATTATCACTCGATGACGTCGCTGTTCGACGCCGGGGCACGGCGGCAGAACACGCTGGGCGTGGCGCTCGATTTTCTCGCGTGCGGCCTCGACCCGAAACGCGCCGTGTTCTTCAAACAGTCCGACGTGCCGGAAGTCTGCGAGCTGGCCTGGATGCTCTCCACGCTCACGCCGATGGGCCTGCTGGAGCGCGCCCACTCGTTCAAGGACAAATCGGCCAAGGGCATTCCGGTGAACCACGGCCTCTTTGCCTATCCCGTGCTGATGGCGGCGGACATTTTGATTTACGATTCCAATGTGGTGCCGGTCGGCCAGGATCAGAAGCAACACGTCGAAATGACGCGCGACATCGCCATCAAGTTCAACGAGCAATATGGCCAGACGTTCATCATTCCCGAACCGAAAATCCGTGACGACGTGGCCAAGGTGCCGGGGCTCGACGGCGAGAAGATGAGCAAGAGCTACGGCAACACCATTGAGATTTTCGGCGATGAAAAAGCGCTCCGCAAAAAGGTCATGGCCATCAAGATGGACAGCCGCACGCCCGCCGAGCCCAAGCCGGATGCGGATCAGAATCTTGCCATTCAACTGCTAAAGGTGATCGATTCTGCAGCAGGCAGGGAATACGAGGAAAAGCTCCGCGCCGGCGGCCTGGGCTACGGGGATTTGAAGAAGAAACTGTTCGACGCCTACTGGGAGCACTTCGCGCCGGCGCGGGCCAAACGCGCCGAGCTGGTGGCCAATCTGGATTACGTCCACCAGGTGTTGCAGGACGGCGCCACCCGCGCCCGCGCGCTGGCCCGAACAGTGCTGGACCGCGCCCGTCAGGCCAGCGGGCTGGTGTGA